The window GATGACGCTCTTGGTCTCCTCCCGGGTGAGCCGCATGTTCAGGAAGCCCTCGCCGCGCAGCGAGTTGAGCAGGAACCGGTTCTGCGACACGGTGAGCAGCACGCTCATCGGGTCCGGCAGCTTCGACTTGACGCGCAGCCCCAGCACGATGTCCTGGAGGTGCTCGCCGTCGAGGGAGTAGATCGAGGCGTCGGCCGCGCCGAACCGGTCGGCGTAGTGCTCCCGGGTGCGGGAGCGGCCGCCCTCGGCGACCACCAGGACGTGTTCCTGGGTGACCCGGTTCTGCTCCTCCGCCACGTCGAAACGCTTGGGAACGAGCCGGATCGACGGCTTCCGGTTGGCCAGGTCCAGCAGCCGGTCCTCGATGTGGGCGATCCGGATGTTGCGGGGCGGGCGGCCGTCGACCGAGTCGGGGCCGACGGGCCACATCTCGGAGTAGGCGGCGCCGTCGTCGAAAAGGGCGGCGAGCACCTCCTCGGGCAGGGCGAGGTACTGCCGGCTCTGGACGGTCACCACCTGCTGGCGGCGGAAGTTGCCCTGGGTCTCGTCCTTCCAGACGACCGAGGGGCCCTTCCTGGTCCAGCGCCCGTCGTAGACGGTGATGGCAGTCCGACCGGGCAGCATCTCGTCGAGCGCCAGGGCGAAGGCGAGGCCCACCGGGCCGCCGCCGGTGATGGTGACCCGCAGCGTTCCGGGGTCCGCGGCGCTCGGCCGGGGCACGTCCATCAGGGAGAGGTCCATGACCGTCTCCATGGCGTCCTGTGCCTCGTAGAGGAACGTTTCATCGCCGATCCGGATGGAGTCGTTCGGACGCAGCACATGCCGCGTGACGCGCTGGTCGTTGACGAATGTGCCGTTCCGGCTGTCCCGGTCGTAGAGGACGAAACCGGCGTCCTCGGTGAGAATCTCGGCGTGCAGCCGGGAGGCACTGGGGCTGACGATGACGACGCTGTTGTCGTTCTTGCGCCCGAAACTGACGGGCTCGCCGCTCAGGACCACGCTCTGCCCGGTAAAGGGACCCGTGCGTCCAACGATGACCGAAGGCACTCCACACTCCTTGAAAAAGACGCCTGCTGACTCCTCGTACGACAGCAACACGCCCTCATGAAGGTGTCTGGTTCAACCATTTTCGAAAATTTCCGGTCACTTCGTTGAACCGGGGATCACGATCCGTACGTGATGTTGGCGTCGACAGGCGATCAGAGGGAGAACGGCCCCCATGCACAACGAGGAATCCGAGACCGTGACGGACAGCACGCTCGCCGCCACCACCGAGGACACGGCCACCACCGCGGGCATGGCCACGACCGCGGCCACCACCGCGGCCGCACCGGGTGCACCGGCCGGGGAACGGCTGATCGCCGGCCGCTACCGGCTGCTGTCGCGGCTCGGCGAGGGCGGTATGGGCACCGTGTGGCGGGCCCGCGACGAGACGCTGCACCGCGAGGTCGCCGTCAAGGAGGTCCGGGCCCCGGCCCACCTGCGGGCCGGCGACATCGCGCGGATGTACAGCAGGCTGGAGCGGGAGGCGTGGGCGGCGGCCCGGATACCCGACCGCAACGTGGTGACGGTCCACGACGTGGCCATGGACGACGACCGGCCCTGGATCGTCATGGAACTGATCCGCGGCCAGTCGCTGGCCGATCTGCTGCGTGCCGAGGGGCCGCTGACGCCGCGCCACGCCGCGCACATCGGCGCGGAGGTGCTGAGCGCGCTGCGCGCCGCGCACGCCGTCGGGGTGGAGCACCGCGACGTGAAGCCGGCGAACGTGCTGATCGCCGAGGACGGGCGGGTGGTGCTCAGCGACTTCGGCATCGCGATGGTCGAGGGCAGCACCGCGCTGACCATGACCGGCGAGGTGGTCGGCTCCCCCGAGTACCTGCCCCCGGAGCGGGCGCTGGGCCGCCCCTCGGGCCCCGAGTCGGACCTGTGGTCCCTCGGCGTGACGCTGTACGCGGCCGTGGAGGGGATCTCCCCGTTCCGGCAGGACACCGCACTGAGCACCCTGCGGGCCGTCGTGGACGAGGAACCGCCGGTGCCGGTCCGGGCCGGCCCGCTCGCCCCGGTCATCGCCGGGCTGCTCCGCAAGGACCCGGCCGAGCGGACCCCCGCCGCCGAGGCCGCCGAGGCCCTGCGGGGCATCGCCCACGAGCCCGACGCCACCACGACCGCCACGCGCGCCCTGTCGACCCCCGCGGAATCCGCGGAACCCGAACCCGAACCCGCTGAACCCGCCACGGTGGCGAGACCCGTCGCCGCGGCGGCGCCGGCCGGCACCGCCGCGGAGCCCGCGACGGCGGCGGCGACAGCGGCTCCCGTCACGCCGGCGCACGAGTCGCCCGCGCACGCCACACCCGCGGCCCCGCCCCGCAAGCGCCGTACGGCGGCCTTCGTCGCGGCTGGCGCGGCCGCCTGCGTACTGGTCTCCGC of the Streptomyces sp. NBC_01294 genome contains:
- a CDS encoding serine/threonine-protein kinase yields the protein MATTAATTAAAPGAPAGERLIAGRYRLLSRLGEGGMGTVWRARDETLHREVAVKEVRAPAHLRAGDIARMYSRLEREAWAAARIPDRNVVTVHDVAMDDDRPWIVMELIRGQSLADLLRAEGPLTPRHAAHIGAEVLSALRAAHAVGVEHRDVKPANVLIAEDGRVVLSDFGIAMVEGSTALTMTGEVVGSPEYLPPERALGRPSGPESDLWSLGVTLYAAVEGISPFRQDTALSTLRAVVDEEPPVPVRAGPLAPVIAGLLRKDPAERTPAAEAAEALRGIAHEPDATTTATRALSTPAESAEPEPEPAEPATVARPVAAAAPAGTAAEPATAAATAAPVTPAHESPAHATPAAPPRKRRTAAFVAAGAAACVLVSAGLVYALDRNDEDSAPISGVRMSVAGANTTYTGSCPTPESKAPAFTATFTASEPTLISYRWVSGDGSVVDPHWRTLSIGDKANPTKHDTVRLTTWAKTGTLTTGMAVELQSPTRTTSNPVPFSITCTG
- a CDS encoding FHA domain-containing protein; this encodes MPSVIVGRTGPFTGQSVVLSGEPVSFGRKNDNSVVIVSPSASRLHAEILTEDAGFVLYDRDSRNGTFVNDQRVTRHVLRPNDSIRIGDETFLYEAQDAMETVMDLSLMDVPRPSAADPGTLRVTITGGGPVGLAFALALDEMLPGRTAITVYDGRWTRKGPSVVWKDETQGNFRRQQVVTVQSRQYLALPEEVLAALFDDGAAYSEMWPVGPDSVDGRPPRNIRIAHIEDRLLDLANRKPSIRLVPKRFDVAEEQNRVTQEHVLVVAEGGRSRTREHYADRFGAADASIYSLDGEHLQDIVLGLRVKSKLPDPMSVLLTVSQNRFLLNSLRGEGFLNMRLTREETKSVIGIDPVRHVFEECIAARPCLMSRQEEDNEFRCPTHGTLFLPALLRGSPLWKEIRQGLSLFGVAEEDLSAITSFRLDMVQRPRFTAQLHRPTATTPGTYGFLLGDAANAIHFWPGRGLNSGLASATSLARSLSRAWRGKPLRDADFIRHEAAMSMLQYRHKSRAWNAMVTTDEQGVTRAIKDIIARSAEAVGGAAAGAGAGAGGGGAAGVADAADGSDLDALLDRMAGIRERLAPRMPGLPDDAELRSHLASIAPATLRTLRESGAWDTLIVGGEEADIDLFYQSDSPVFVPRPADPRPADPRSPSPVG